The Oryzias latipes chromosome 9, ASM223467v1 region GATGGCCGTGTAGAACGGCACCATCATCTGGGCCAGCAGCCTGGctttcttcaactgctgcaggaagtacatcctctgctgggcctttttgagcagagagctgatggacacctcccacttgaggtcctgagTGATGGTGGTGCCGAGGAAACGGACCGAGTCCACTATGGTGATGAGAGAGTCTGTCAGGATGGGAGGGGGTGAGGGGGCTGTGACTTCCCTGAAGTCCACAATAATCACCACTGTCTTTCTGAAAGAGAGCGGTGAAGCCTGCGTCCAAGATCACCAGGACCCCTCTGCCCTCGCTGCAGAGCATCTACAAGCTCAGGGTCCacaggagagctgcctccattatcaaggaccccacccacccaccaacAAGTtctgttcactctcctcccctcGGGACGGAGGTACAGATGTGTGAAGGGCAGGACTACCAGActccctctgccatcagacttACCGTTTGCCTGGTGGGTCTTTCCGTCATCTGCTTCGTAGAAGCCGGTTCTCCCTCTAATGCAGCTTTGGGTTTCAAACCTGTGACAGCTCATCTTCAATGTCCTTGCTGAAAGAAggttttttactcaaaattgtTTAACACACGACCCCATTCGTCCTTTCCTTTACATGGATCAGTCATCCTCGTccctttacagaaaaaaaagccccggagcatgatgcttccacccccatgctttggtgttctttggatgcagctcagcgtcctttctcctccaaacacgacgagtaagttttgttttattttggtttcatctgaccaaatTAACTAGGTCTCTCGTGGGATTCTGGGATTTTTgttcaccgttcttgtgatcattctgaccccatggggtgagatcttggggggagccccagatggagggagattctcagtggtcttttatgttttccatttcctaataatttctCCCACAGGTGATTTCTTCActccaagctgcttacctgttgcagattcagtcttccagccTGTTGCAGGTCAACAATGTGGTTTCTGGTGTCtttagacagctctttgctcTTGTTCATAGTGAAGTTtggggtgtggacaggtgttaTATTATATATGTTTATACAAGATAACAAGCATCAGTAATGCATATAGCCAGAAGTTATTCACTTTCACAAATGTAACTAATTATTTGATTACAATTCCTAAAACGAGATTTCCTGCATTACCTTTCAGTCTGTCTCCTTTAAAGCTGAAGTGTAGCTATGAATAAAATTACAGAactcttttcatctttttaagatGGAGAAcgacttttttgccccactgtgctcacacgtacacacacccacacagtgTGTCAATCAAATAATAGCTCCAGCATTAAAGCATCGTGtgacaaacaggaaatgactTTTCTGATGAGTTCAAACATGGAGTTTTTAGTTTATCTGCTCCTGAAAGTCCAGATGATCATTGAACTGCCTGAAGCTGGcggtgactcctcccccttcatACCTGTGCAGGTGTGTAGACCCCTGGAGGCTCGGGCTGTGATCCCAGAAGGtcctttcttctctttctttagtAACTATCCCTGCCGGCAGGTCTTGTGCCTGACAGCCACAGTCGAGATATTACAGTCTGTCGCCCTCTGGTGGCAGAACGATGTACTACAGTCCAGCTTTGTCCCGCGGTTAGAGGACGGAgaagcatttcaaaataaaacaacttccGGTTTGtcttgattataaaaaaaaaaccttcaggtCAAATCACGTTTTATTGGATTTCTGGGTAAACTGAACTCCTGTTTATTGCTGCACTCATGAAatacatgttattttttgttaagttaAGCATCTGTTCTAGATGAGGATTCAGTGAAACTGTGAAATATTTGCATATTACAGGATGGATATGTGTGGATCTGATGTTGAGGGGAACACAGTGTGTTGAAAAGCAGGACGAGTTCAAAAGTGTCAGAGGATTTTGGATTTTAAGGCACTGCAAGCAAACCATTAAAGGCATCCAGAAGCTGGAAGATGCTTTGAATTTTGCACGGTTCCTAAAGTGGAGGTGTGCACGCTCAGGTGCCCAAACACAGGAAGTAAGAAGTGGTTTCCTCTCAGGATGTGCGTGACTAACATATGAAGAGTGAAGCTGATGAGTAAAGAGTGTCTGCTGCTGCTATGCTTTGGTGTGAAGACAGTCATTCCTACAGTTTTTGCTTTGAGCCTCTTCAGGTCAGACACGGAATCTGCTGCAATCTGTTTGAAATCAGCTTTTAAACTTTGCGATGCCTCATTGAAGAACCCTCTTCTGCtcccttttcttcttcctgcagCCTGAAATTgacattaaaatgaaacagattCCAACTCGGCATTTAAATGTGGAAAttcttccagaaaaaaaactcacttaATGTTGTTTTGGTCGACATTCTCTTCATTtcctaaaaaaagaattaagctCTCAATGAAATTGTACTAaaagattctaaaaaaaaagatgcacaacAAGGTCGCATATTCAGCAAATGTCTGAAAAACGGAGGTCTACACAAGCTGTGAGGCACAGAGGTGGAAGTGTTATGATGTGGACTCATCACAGGCTTCTCTTTGCATCACAGTAATTGAAAATGAAAGTCTTGAAATGGatcgtcatgaaaatggaaagtacCATTatcgtgcgtgtggtaagtgaaTGGTGAAGTGCACACgtgtcacgtgaacagcactgttAAGCTTCTTGTGCAGTCCGTAAGATTTGAaggggggggttgaaaaaatacacaaaaactttGTGCATGAAGATTTTCGCCCCGCGGGTTCCCGGAGTGGTGTATGAAGTCaagtttgaccatttttaacCCGCAGACAgctcttatcccccccccccatagggGCATTACTAAGGGTCACAGACCGTGCAGATCTGTTCAGGTACCTTCTGTCACTTTTTTCTTGGACTGCTGTTTTTCGCAGAGAAAAATGACGACGACCAAAAGCACCACCGCGATCAGGATGGCTATGAAGGGCTTCAGAGGCTCCCAGAAGGTGATCACCTACAGAACcaaggagaaaacaaaaacactcccagctcatttcaaaagaaaaaaaagtattttcttccATTCTGTATTTCCAGACTGACCTTCAGCTTTATGGGGTTCATTGTGGAACCGACGGCGTACACGGCGGCGCAGTAGTAAAAGCCGGCATCGGCGAAGGTCAGGTTGATCAACTTGAGTCTGCTGGTCAGGTTTTGGCTGCGGATCTCGAAGCGATCCGGCTGAGCAGAGATTCGCTCCTATGGACAGATACCAGCCCAGAGGGGGAAAAGCAGCCCAACGTTAAGGTTTGGATTTGGACCTAGAACGTGTTCTGAAATTTGAAAGGTTGGAAAAATGCAAAACTCCAGGCTGCTCCAGAACCCCATGACCCTCTTAACATCCAGGACTTAGTCAGGCGAATGCAAAACTACAAGATGACTCGATGGTCTCCTCCAGTCTGACGTTCCTTTTCCAATGATTACCACAAAGGAAGacataaaaatggaaagaacCAGACTAGAACCAGACTAGAACCAGACTACAATAAGACTGAAACTTGACTAAAACCAGACTAGAACCCGACTAGAACCCGACTACAACCAGACTAGAACCAGACTACAACCAGACTAGAACCCGACTACAATAAGACTGCAACCAGACTAGAACCAGACAAGAACCAGACTAGAACCCGACTACAATAAGACTAAAACTTGAATAAAACCAGACTAAAGCCCGACTAGAACAAGACTAGAACCAGACAAGAACCAGACTAGAACCAGACTAGAACCAGACAAGAACCAGACTACAACCAGACAAGAAACAGACTAAAACCAGACTAGAACCAGTCTAGAACCTGGCTAGAACCTGACTAAAACCAGACTAACACCAGTTTAGAAACAAATCAGAACCAGACTAAAACCAGACTAGAACCAGACTAGAACAAGACTACAACCAGACTACAACCAGACAAGAACCAAACCAGAACCAGACTAACCCGACTACAACCAGACTACAACCAGACTACAACCACACTAGAACCAGACTACAACCAGACTGCAACCAGACTAGAACCAGACAAGAACCAGACTAGAACCAGACTACAATAAGACTAAAACTTGACTAAAACCAGACTAAAGCCCGACTAGAACAAGACTAGAACCAGACAAGAACCAGACTAGAACCAGACTAGAAACAGTCTAGAACCTGGCTAGAACCTGACTAGAACCAGTTTAAaaccagaccagaaccagactaAAACAAGACTACAACCAGACTACAACCAGACTAGAACCAGACAAGAACCAGACTAGAACCAGACTAGAACCAGACTAGAACCAGACTACAACAAGTctaaaacttgacaaaaccagACTAGAACCAGACTACAACCAGACTACAACCAGACTACAACCATACTACAACCTGACAAGAACCAGTCTAGAACCTGGCTAGAACCTGACTAGAACCAGAGTACAACCAGACTAGAACCAGACTAGAACCAAACTAGAACCAGACTAAAACCAGACTACAACCAGACTACAACCAGGCAAGAACCAGACTGGAACCAGACTAAAACCCGACTCGAACCAGACAAGAACCAGACAAAATCATGCCAGAGGAAACCAAACCAAtggcagaagcagaaaaaaagcatccGGGCACCGATGCCAGCACGTCACGTtggtaatgtgttgcatatctgcAAAATAGCTGCTTTTCCCCGCtttagaatctgctggaattccGTTTATTGGAGCTAAATAAAGCTGCGGTGTGGGGACTTTAAGCAAGGCATGAATGTGAGGagggcagaaaaaaatgcctcccaCTGAACACTGAACATAAGCTAGGAGAATCAGAACCAGAATcagaacaagaacaaagaaacaacaatGACACTGACGGAGGTTCTTGAAGCTGGACTTTCATGAAAACCAAGAAAAGGAGAACCTCCAGAAGTGAGCCCAGAAGAGAATGACAGAGGAACGCCGTTCTCCTCCCTCACCGGTTATAACGCAGAACAAGACCACTCTGTTCAGGTTGATTGTGAGAACCTTCTGCGTTGGGACTTCCTAAGAAATCGGTCTATAAAACATTAACGAGAGCCCCACTTCTGAGCCACATCAACACCTTCTTCGAGTCAATGGGCCTTATCCAACCTCACCACACGGTTACAGTCCCAATCTGATCGTCTTCTGATCTGCCTTCAAAGCCTTCTCAGTGGTCAAAATCCAGAAACCTGTCTCGTTTTAGGATCCCTGCGCACGGATTAATCAATTGTGCTCGTACCGTTGCACAATCAGGCACACATCGCTCGGAGACTTCCTGTGGGAGTTTGGAGTCATACGTGACCGGTGTGAGTACCACTGTTCAGTAACTGTAACTGTTTGGCCTGCAGTTAAGTTTTCAGGGGCCTCAGAGCAGCCGGACGTGTTTGTGGTGTGCACTAGGGCAGAGGCTTCGGACCGCACTCTGTCTGGACAACCATGTCTCCCGGGAGATTTGTATCTCTAAGCAAAGGAGCGTCTTTGGGACGGGCAGCTATTGAATGAAtggtcctgagaaaccgtgcaaaCAATCATGACAATTTGAGTCTCCAGTcgggtccagacaaaataaaggctgatggttttccagtttaagttcatccacggctaaatgtcGTTAGCAGTCTtcaaatctggccctctttgcaaaaggtttggacGACTTCGTTCTAGATCAGCCTTTAAAATCCAGCAGCAGAGAATCCTGACAGAACATAAGCGGATTCACAGAAAATAatctttgtgctatcttgtggggtccagatgataCAAGATagcactcccaacgttaacgtgcctccaaggtacgttaacgttgggagtgggatCACCTGGACCCTACAAGACAGGTATTGGCTTGTTCAGCCAATACCTGTCAAGACAGGTTCAGCTGATACtcgtcttgtggggtccagatgacccactCCCCACGGTTAACATGTCTCCAAGgtacgttaacgttgggagtgggtcatctggaccccacaagacaagTATCAGCTGAACCTGTCTTGACAGGTGTCGGCTGAACAAGCCAATACctgtcttatggggtccagatgaccccattcCCACTGTGGGGTccaactaagtccagatgacctaactcccaatgtggggtccagatgaccccaagagacagtgagctgaaccttttttccctcaatgatttgtgatcttcaccggtgttaatggattacatgaaatcctctccacctttatcctttatctttgtcatggtaggtataacacgtcaatgtaagggtggggtcatctggaccccacaagatagcacaagggctaaagcaACATTCAGGCAAAGATGGAAGGCCTTCACTCACCTTGTGGGTTTCATTCCCCTTAAACCAGAGCCAGGTGAGGGATTCGTTCTCGCTACCTTCCATCTTGCATGGCAGCACCACGAAATCGTGCACGTAGCTGACCACGGGCTTATCTCGTTTCTCGCGGAAGCGTGGAGCTGACGGCAAACGCAGAGGGTCACTGAGCTGCTGCCGTTCCCGGGAACAGACTTAGAGGGTCAAAGATGAGACTTACTGGCCAAAACAAAGTCTGCTCGGACTTTATTCTCAAACACACACGAGTATGTTCCCACCTTTTCCTCACTGGTGATATTGAACCTGTGAAGACAGAACCGGTTCACTAGTTCTGCCCCAAATGCCAAAGTCAATCCCACTGAAGTGACtcgaaaaggcagaaaaaactCATCTAGACAGtacatgaaaatgttgtttcattttttcaaagatCGCATTGATCTTGATCAGTAATCTCCACTTAATTTGATAAGATTAACAGGATTATAaaactccctttcaagcaagaAATCCTACTCTACTATAAACTTTAGATCCTATTAATATATCTAATGAATCTAATGTGACATGAGGGTCTAAATGaattattatgattatgagtATTAACACTGTCAAGACGATAACATCATCTTCATTTCTTAATCAGTGTTTGACTTGAGATCTGACATTGTTTTGCAATTTTCATTGTACTgctcaattatttttattg contains the following coding sequences:
- the emb gene encoding embigin, which produces MRPDGITNTEMSHDVTVKPDGGRAGARSCAAAAERSARRSRGRRMKTMPASWKLLLLPTLLLMTSCGRTDTKTLDPTQTPPASVPPLADLKREVVLKSENVTENIELRQLVRLFLECSLTADQNKLPNMTAFWSRDGQEIPDSRLTVALEKEQYGIQRLFNITSEEKVGTYSCVFENKVRADFVLATPRFREKRDKPVVSYVHDFVVLPCKMEGSENESLTWLWFKGNETHKERISAQPDRFEIRSQNLTSRLKLINLTFADAGFYYCAAVYAVGSTMNPIKLKVITFWEPLKPFIAILIAVVLLVVVIFLCEKQQSKKKVTEGNEENVDQNNIKLQEEEKGAEEGSSMRHRKV